In the Flavobacterium acetivorans genome, one interval contains:
- the murQ gene encoding N-acetylmuramic acid 6-phosphate etherase encodes MTFTKTTEQSSKYEHLETMSVQELLVNINQEDKTVPDAVEKALPQIEALIAQIVPKMKLGGRLFYIGAGTSGRLGILDASECPPTFGVPFDLVVGIIAGGDTAIRKAVENAEDNTTQAWKDLQEFNINTNDVVIGIAASGTTPYVIGGLEKCNENNIITGSISCNAESPLSQTAQFPIEVVVGPEFVTGSSRMKAGTAQKLVLNMITTATMIQLGKVKGNKMVDMQLSNNKLVDRGIKMIVGEIAVSYEEASELLKKHGSVRKAIDYYNRK; translated from the coding sequence ATGACCTTCACAAAAACAACCGAACAATCCTCAAAATACGAGCACTTAGAAACGATGTCCGTACAGGAATTGCTTGTCAACATCAATCAGGAAGACAAAACAGTACCCGATGCCGTAGAAAAAGCCCTTCCACAAATTGAAGCTTTGATAGCGCAAATTGTCCCTAAAATGAAACTCGGCGGGAGACTTTTTTATATCGGTGCCGGAACCTCGGGACGCTTAGGGATTTTGGATGCTTCAGAATGCCCGCCAACCTTTGGAGTTCCTTTTGACTTAGTAGTTGGAATCATTGCTGGGGGCGACACCGCAATTCGCAAAGCAGTAGAAAATGCAGAAGATAATACCACACAGGCTTGGAAAGATTTACAGGAATTTAATATAAATACGAATGATGTCGTGATTGGGATTGCCGCTTCGGGAACTACTCCCTATGTTATTGGAGGTTTAGAAAAATGCAATGAAAATAACATTATAACTGGAAGCATTTCTTGCAATGCCGAAAGTCCGCTTTCGCAAACGGCCCAATTCCCTATCGAAGTGGTTGTAGGACCGGAATTTGTTACCGGAAGCTCAAGAATGAAAGCTGGAACTGCACAAAAATTAGTACTGAACATGATTACAACCGCAACCATGATTCAGCTGGGAAAGGTAAAAGGAAATAAAATGGTCGACATGCAACTCAGCAACAACAAACTGGTCGATCGTGGTATAAAAATGATCGTAGGAGAAATTGCTGTAAGCTATGAAGAAGCCTCTGAATTGCTAAAAAAACACGGCAGTGTCAGAAAAGCAATTGACTACTATAATCGAAAGTAA
- a CDS encoding class I SAM-dependent methyltransferase translates to MSEEQKPTPINQQQPSETWFSSWFDTPYYHILYKDRNYREAQVFMDNLTHYLNLPEKAKVLDLACGKGRHAIYLNQLGFDVIGADLSENSITEASKNANEALHFKVHDMREAFEEKYDAIFNLFTSFGYFENDEDNLKTLKAIKESLSEYGFAVIDFMNVHQVLDTLVPEEIKTVDGIDFHLKRYLKDGHIYKEIDFEDKGQKFHYTEKVKALTLEDFESLMEEAGIYLLDIFGDYKLKKFHKTESERLILIFK, encoded by the coding sequence ATGTCTGAAGAACAAAAACCAACACCTATAAATCAACAACAACCAAGCGAAACTTGGTTTAGTTCTTGGTTCGATACTCCATATTATCACATCCTTTATAAAGACCGAAATTACAGGGAAGCTCAGGTTTTCATGGATAATTTAACGCATTATCTCAATTTGCCTGAGAAGGCCAAAGTATTAGATTTAGCCTGTGGCAAAGGGCGTCATGCAATCTATTTGAACCAATTGGGCTTTGATGTTATTGGTGCTGATTTGTCAGAAAACAGCATTACCGAAGCCAGTAAGAATGCCAACGAAGCCTTGCATTTTAAAGTCCATGACATGCGAGAAGCTTTTGAAGAAAAGTATGATGCCATTTTCAATTTGTTTACCAGTTTTGGTTATTTCGAAAATGACGAAGACAACCTTAAAACACTAAAAGCAATCAAAGAAAGCCTTTCGGAATATGGTTTTGCCGTGATTGACTTTATGAATGTCCACCAAGTGCTCGATACCCTTGTTCCAGAGGAAATAAAAACTGTGGATGGAATCGATTTTCACCTAAAACGCTATTTAAAAGACGGGCACATCTATAAAGAAATTGACTTTGAAGACAAAGGACAAAAGTTTCATTATACCGAAAAAGTGAAAGCCTTGACACTAGAAGATTTTGAAAGCCTGATGGAAGAAGCTGGCATTTATCTTCTGGATATCTTTGGGGATTATAAACTAAAAAAGTTTCATAAAACCGAAAGCGAAAGACTCATCCTTATTTTCAAATAG
- a CDS encoding ZIP family metal transporter, producing MNYLLPLLSVLVGYIAALLIKPKNKTNLKLLLAFSGSFLLSLTVMHLLPEVYESHNHSIGIFIMLGILFQILLEFFSKGAEHGHVHGHPNMTHIPWLLFISLCIHAFLEGFPVGHHNHLAVGIAIHHLPIAIILTTFFINSHLNKKAIFAFMFTFALMTPLGTLASDYLPVLNDYHTQITAVVIGILFHISSTIIFESSEGHKFNIAKVSMIVFGIILAYFV from the coding sequence ATGAATTATCTTTTACCCTTACTCTCAGTTCTAGTTGGTTATATTGCTGCCTTGCTTATAAAGCCAAAAAACAAAACCAATTTGAAGTTATTATTGGCTTTTAGTGGTTCTTTTTTACTTTCCCTGACCGTTATGCATTTATTACCGGAAGTTTACGAAAGCCATAACCATAGCATTGGTATCTTCATCATGCTGGGAATTTTGTTCCAAATCCTACTCGAATTTTTCTCCAAAGGCGCTGAACACGGGCACGTACACGGACATCCAAACATGACTCATATTCCTTGGTTATTGTTTATCAGCCTCTGTATCCATGCTTTTCTGGAAGGATTCCCCGTGGGACACCACAATCATTTAGCTGTAGGAATCGCCATTCATCATTTGCCTATTGCCATCATATTAACTACTTTTTTCATCAATTCCCACCTAAATAAAAAAGCAATTTTTGCCTTTATGTTTACCTTTGCATTGATGACTCCGCTAGGAACACTAGCGTCTGATTATTTGCCTGTTTTAAATGATTATCATACCCAAATTACAGCCGTAGTAATAGGGATATTATTCCATATTTCCTCAACTATTATTTTTGAAAGTAGCGAAGGACATAAGTTTAATATTGCCAAAGTTTCGATGATTGTTTTCGGAATTATATTGGCTTATTTTGTTTAA
- a CDS encoding DUF6048 family protein — protein sequence MKHTLKSIFSICLILSLFFANAQETTPKKESDVSKTAGVIPDNGNSKMVKLTAAKMTDSVIVPVKTNRYGLRVGVDLFKLTRALYDKDYKGIEFTGDYRLTKKYYLAAELGNENKTTDDERLNFTTKGSYLKAGFDYNAYENWLDMENIISIGLRYGFSTFSQELNNYKIYNSNPYFGETAAIVSGEKFNGLSAHWLEVVAGVKAKVFNNVFMGFSLRLNTLISNKKPDNFDNLYIPGFNRTYNGSFGVGFNYTVSYFIPIYKKKLKPEEATTGNKK from the coding sequence GCCAATGCCCAAGAGACTACCCCAAAAAAGGAATCTGATGTCTCCAAAACGGCAGGCGTAATTCCTGACAACGGGAATTCAAAAATGGTAAAATTAACCGCAGCAAAAATGACCGACAGTGTTATTGTCCCAGTAAAAACAAATCGATACGGATTGCGTGTGGGTGTGGATTTATTCAAATTGACCCGAGCTTTATATGACAAAGATTATAAAGGGATCGAATTTACAGGAGATTATCGTTTGACCAAAAAATATTATTTGGCCGCTGAACTGGGAAATGAAAATAAAACCACCGATGATGAACGATTGAATTTTACTACCAAAGGTTCTTATCTAAAAGCAGGTTTTGATTATAATGCTTATGAAAACTGGCTAGATATGGAGAATATCATCTCTATAGGATTGCGATATGGCTTTAGTACTTTTAGTCAGGAATTAAATAACTATAAAATTTACAATTCCAATCCTTATTTTGGTGAAACTGCTGCGATTGTTTCCGGAGAAAAATTCAACGGCTTATCGGCACATTGGCTGGAAGTAGTCGCTGGTGTAAAAGCAAAAGTATTCAATAATGTATTCATGGGATTCAGCCTCCGCTTGAATACCTTGATTTCCAATAAAAAACCGGATAATTTTGACAACTTATACATTCCGGGTTTCAACCGTACTTATAATGGTAGTTTTGGAGTAGGATTCAACTACACTGTGAGCTATTTCATTCCTATCTACAAAAAGAAACTAAAACCAGAAGAAGCAACAACTGGGAACAAAAAATAA
- a CDS encoding THUMP domain-containing class I SAM-dependent RNA methyltransferase, whose amino-acid sequence MENNFKMVAKTFFGFEEILAKELQMLGAQDVEQGVRMVSFKGDKGFMYKANLSLRTALKILKPIYSFRANNEQALYKGISGVNWSRYINANQTFVIDATVHSTNFNHSEFVSQKCKDAIVDQFRERTGQRPSIDKVHPDLRINIHIDKDQVSVALDTSGNSLHQRGYRTATNIAPINEVLAAGVLLLSGWDGQGDFLDPMCGSGTFLAEAAMIACNIPANINRKEFAFEKWHDWDNNLFDQIVDSLLKKVREFHYTIKGYDKAPSAVSKAKDNIRNANLDEYITIEERNFFDTEKTTQGKLHMVFNPPYDERLDIHMEEFYKNIGDTLKKNYPATNAWFITANLEALKFVGLKPSRKIKLFNASLEARLVKYEMYEGSKRTKFQVSDNQ is encoded by the coding sequence ATGGAAAATAATTTTAAGATGGTTGCCAAAACCTTTTTTGGTTTTGAAGAAATATTAGCAAAGGAATTACAAATGTTAGGCGCACAAGACGTTGAGCAAGGAGTAAGAATGGTAAGTTTTAAGGGAGATAAAGGATTTATGTACAAAGCCAATTTGTCGCTGCGTACGGCTTTGAAAATTTTGAAACCTATTTATTCTTTTAGAGCTAATAATGAACAAGCTTTATACAAAGGAATTTCAGGGGTAAACTGGTCCAGATACATCAATGCCAATCAAACTTTTGTAATTGACGCCACCGTACACTCTACTAATTTTAATCACTCTGAATTTGTTTCTCAAAAATGTAAAGATGCCATTGTGGATCAATTTAGAGAAAGAACCGGACAACGCCCGAGCATCGATAAAGTGCATCCGGATTTAAGAATCAACATTCATATTGATAAGGACCAAGTTTCGGTTGCGCTGGATACTTCCGGGAATTCATTGCACCAACGTGGCTATAGAACCGCAACTAATATTGCGCCTATTAATGAAGTTTTGGCTGCGGGCGTTTTATTGCTTTCGGGCTGGGACGGACAAGGAGATTTCTTGGACCCAATGTGTGGTTCCGGGACTTTCTTAGCAGAGGCAGCAATGATTGCCTGTAATATTCCGGCAAACATCAACCGTAAAGAATTTGCTTTCGAAAAATGGCACGATTGGGACAACAATTTGTTTGATCAAATTGTGGATAGTTTATTAAAAAAAGTAAGAGAATTTCATTACACGATAAAAGGGTATGATAAAGCGCCATCGGCGGTGAGTAAAGCCAAAGACAATATCAGAAATGCTAATTTGGATGAATACATTACAATTGAAGAAAGAAATTTCTTTGATACCGAAAAAACTACCCAAGGGAAATTGCACATGGTATTTAATCCGCCTTATGATGAGCGATTAGACATTCACATGGAAGAATTTTACAAAAATATTGGTGATACCTTGAAGAAGAATTATCCCGCAACAAATGCTTGGTTTATAACAGCAAATCTAGAAGCATTGAAATTTGTAGGTTTGAAACCTTCCAGAAAAATCAAACTTTTCAACGCCAGTTTGGAAGCTCGCTTGGTGAAATATGAAATGTATGAAGGAAGCAAGAGAACGAAATTTCAGGTTTCTGATAATCAGTAA